In Rosa chinensis cultivar Old Blush chromosome 1, RchiOBHm-V2, whole genome shotgun sequence, a genomic segment contains:
- the LOC112181542 gene encoding disease resistance protein RPV1-like, with protein sequence MALNTQVRDSTASAFPWKYDVFLSFRGEDTRKGFTDYLYNELQRQGIRTFRDDPQLERGTAISSELLTAVEQSRFAIVVLSPNYATSTWCLLELSKILECMEDRGAILPIFYEVDPSHVRHQRGSFAEAFEKHEEKFGKGNKKVEGWRGPLTKVANLAGWTSKDYRYETELIREIVQALWSKVHPSLTLCGSSEKLVGMDTKLEEMDVLLDKEANSVRFIGIWGMGGIGKTTLAKLVYEKISHQFEVCIFLSNVREVSATHGLVRLQRQILSQILKEENVQVWDVYSGITMIKRCFCNKEVLLVLDDVDQSEQLENLVGEKNLFGLRSRIIITTRDRHVLVTHGIEKPYELKGLKEDEALQLFSWKAFWNDEPEEDYAEQCKSFVMYAGGLPLALKTLGSFLYKRSQHSWSSALQKLQQTPNRTIFEILKVSFDGLDEIEKKIFLDIACFRKLYDNESMIEQVYSSDFCSRIAIDVLVEKSLLTIPLDNRIDMHNLIHEMGCEIVHQENKEPGRRSRLYLRNDIFHVFTKNTGTEAIEGILLHLAELEEADWNLEAFSKMCKLKLLYIHNLRLSSLGPKYLPNTLRFLNWSWYPSKSLPPCFQPDELTELSLVHSNIDHLWNEIKYLSKLKSIDLSYSINLTRTPDFTGIQNLEKLVLEGCTNLVKIHPSIALLKRLKIWNFRNCKSIKSLPSEVNMEFLETFDVSDCSKLKMIPEFVGQTKRLSKLCLGGTAVEKLPSSIEHLSESLVELDLNGIVIREQPYSFFLKLLNLIVSSFGLFTRKSPQPLVPLLASLKHFSFLTTLNLNDCNLCEGEIPNDIGSLSSLKRLDLRGNNFVSLPASINLLSKLKHIDVENCKRLQQLPELPVGDYLWVRADDCTSLQVLPDPPDFCRLSEFCLVCINCLSFQDSSYFFYSMLKRLVEQTPCSFRSLRFLIPGSEIPEWFNNHSVGDSITEKLPSYACNNKWIGFAVCALIAPKDNPSAVPEDGRLDLGILCVTCTWNGDGLAGLGICAKQTVSDHLFLLVVPSHHWKHRNRLEDTCNGVTFVFGSTGTAGNNRCLQVKKCGARVLYEHDTGELISKMNQSKSNISLYEAMDEQEGTMVKATQEATTSGRGCSDDEYYSTEE encoded by the exons ATGGCGTTGAACACCCAAGTTAGAGACTCCACTGCTTCAGCTTTCCCATGGAAATACGATGTTTTTTTGAGCTTCAGAGGCGAAGACACCCGCAAGGGCTTCACAGACTACTTATACAATGAGTTGCAGCGGCAAGGAATCAGGACTTTCAGGGACGATCCACAACTTGAAAGAGGCACAGCCATCTCTTCAGAACTCCTCACAGCAGTAGAGCAATCGAGGTTTGCGATCGTTGTTCTTTCACCAAACTATGCTACTTCCACGTGGTGCTTGCTTGAACTGTCTAAGATTCTTGAATGCATGGAAGACAGAGGGGCAATTTTGCCAATCTTTTATGAGGTGGACCCCTCTCATGTGAGACATCAAAGGGGCAGCTTTGCTGAAGCGTTTGAAAAACATGAAGAGAAGTTTGGGAAAGGTAATAAGAAGGTGGAAGGGTGGAGAGGTCCCTTAACTAAAGTGGCCAATCTTGCTGGATGGACATCGAAGGATTATAG GTATGAAACAGAGCTTATCAGAGAGATTGTACAAGCACTATGGAGCAAAGTGCATCCTAGTCTCACTCTATGTGGTTCCTCAGAAAAGTTAGTAGGAATGGATACTAAGCTGGAGGAAATGGATGTTCTTTTAGATAAAGAAGCAAATAGCGTTCGCTTTATAGGGATATGGGGGATGGGTGGTATAGGTAAAACAACCCTTGCCAAACTAGTTTATGAGAAAATCTCTCATCAATTTGaagtttgcatctttctttCTAATGTCAGAGAGGTTTCCGCAACCCATGGTCTAGTTCGTCTACAAAGACAGATTCTTTCCCAAATCTTGAAGGAAGAAAATGTTCAAGTATGGGATGTTTATAGTGGAATCACCATGATAAAGAGATGTTTTTGTAATAAAGAGGTTCTTCTAGTTCTTGACGATGTGGATCAATCAGAGCAACTGGAAAACTTGGTGGGAGAAAAAAACTTGTTTGGTTTAAGGAGTCGAATCATCATTACAACTAGAGATCGACATGTACTAGTGACACATGGTATAGAAAAACCATATGAGTTGAAAGGATTAAAAGAAGATGAAGCTCTCCAGCTGTTTAGTTGGAAAGCCTTTTGGAATGATGAGCCTGAAGAAGATTATGCAGAACAATGTAAGAGCTTTGTTATGTATGCTGGAGGTCTTCCGTTAGCTCTTAAAACTTTGGGGTCTTTCTTGTATAAAAGAAGTCAACATTCATGGAGTTCAGCATTGCAAAAACTACAACAAACTCCCAACCGAACAATTTTTGAAATACTGAAAGTAAGTTTTGATGGACTTGATGAGATAGAGAAGAAAATTTTTCTCGACATTGCTTGTTTCCGCAAGTTGTATGACAATGAGTCTATGATTGAACAAGTATACAGTTCCGACTTTTGCTCTCGTATTGCAATAGATGTTCTTGTTGAGAAATCTCTCTTAACTATTCCATTAGACAACCGGATAGATATGCATAATTTGATTCATGAAATGGGATGTGAAATTGTTCATCAAGAGAATAAAGAGCCTGGTAGACGCAGTCGATTGTATCTTCGCAATGACATTTTTCATGTATTCACAAAGAATACG GGAACGGAAGCCATTGAAGGCATATTGTTACACTTGGCTGAATTAGAAGAGGCAGATTGGAATCTTGAAGCCTTCTCTAAAATGTGTAAACTGAAGCTGCTCTACATTCATAATTTGAGGCTTTCTTCTCTTGGCCCAAAATATCTTCCTAATACCTTGAGATTTCTGAACtggagttggtatccttcaAAATCTCTCCCACCATGTTTTCAACCGGATGAACTTACTGAACTTAGTTTGGTTCATAGCAATATTGATCATCTCTGGAATGAAATAAAA TACTTGAGCAAGTTGAAATCCATCGATCTTAGTTACTCCATAAACTTGACAAGGACCCCAGATTTCACAGGTATTCAAAATCTTGAGAAGTtggttcttgaaggttgtacGAATTTAGTTAAGATTCATCCATCCATTGCACTGCTTAAGAGACTCAAAATTTGGAATTTTCGAAACTGCAAAAGTATAAAGAGTCTACCAAGTGAAGTGAATATGGAGTTTCTTGAAACATTTGATGTATCTGACTGCTCAAAACTGAAAATGATTCCAGAATTTGTGGGGCAAACGAAAAGATTATCAAAGCTTTGTTTAGGTGGGACTGCTGTTGAGAAACTGCCTTCATCAATTGAGCACTTGAGTGAGAGTTTGGTGGAGCTTGATTTGAATGGAATTGTTATAAGAGAGCAGCCATACTCCTTTTTTCTTAAGCTGCTGAATCTCATAGTATCATCTTTTGGCTTATTTACAAGAAAGAGTCCTCAACCTTTGGTTCCTCTGTTAGCTTCCTTGAAGCATTTCTCTTTTTTGACGACATTAAATCTGAATGACTGTAATCTCTGTGAAGGAGAAATACCCAATGACATTGGTTCTCTATCCTCCTTAAAGAGGTTGGATCTCAGAGGAAACAATTTTGTTAGCCTTCCTGCAAGCATTAATTTGCTTTCTAAGCTTAAACATATTGATGTGGAGAATTGCAAAAGGCTTCAACAATTGCCAGAACTTCCGGTAGGTGACTACTTATGGGTGAGAGCCGACGATTGTACTTCCTTACAAGTGCTTCCAGATCCACCAGATTTCTGCAGATTATCGGAATTTTGTCTCGTTTGCATCAATTGCTTGAGTTTTCAGGATTCTAGTTATTTTTTCTATTCAATGCTAAAGCGGTTGGTTgag CAAACCCCTTGTTCTTTTCGCTCTCTCAGGTTTCTAATTCCTGGAAGTGAAATTCCTGAGTGGTTCAATAATCATAGTGTGGGAGACTCGATAACTGAGAAGTTACCTTCATATGCATGTAATAATAAGTGGATTGGGTTTGCTGTGTGTGCTCTAATTGCACCAAAAGACAATCCATCTGCTGTTCCTGAAGACGGTCGTTTAGATCTTGGTATCTTGTGCGTTACTTGTACTTGGAACGGAGATGGTTTGGCAGGTCTTGGTATCTGTGCAAAACAAACTGTTTCAGATCACCTTTTTTTACTTGTTGTGCCTAGTCATCACTGGAAACATCGGAACCGTCTGGAGGACACATGCAATGGGGTTACCTTTGTCTTCGGAAGCACTGGAACTGCAGGAAACAACAGATGCTTGCAGGTAAAGAAATGTGGGGCCCGTGTACTGTACGAGCACGATACGGGTGAGCTGATCAGTAAAATGAACCAATCCAAGAGCAACATTTCACTTTACGAGGCTATGGATGAACAAGAAGGTACCATGGTCAAGGCAACACAAGAGGCAACAACAAGCGGAAGAGGTTGCTCTGACGACGAATATTACTCTACAGAAGAATGA